A portion of the Polaribacter cellanae genome contains these proteins:
- a CDS encoding ABC transporter ATP-binding protein: MITIDTISKKYGKAEVLNVEKIEIPTGQSFGLVGNNGAGKTTLFNILLDLIRPTTGTISNHNIVVNESEEWKNFTGSFIDESFLIGYLTPEEYFDFIGDLRGMNKADVAKFLSKFDEFFNGEIVGKKKYLRDLSKGNQKKAGIVAALMGNPQVVILDEPFANLDPTTQIRLKKIIKELTENSQITVLVSSHDLTHVTEVCERIVVLDKGAVVKDIETSEATLQELESYFAL; encoded by the coding sequence ATGATTACAATAGATACAATATCAAAAAAATACGGAAAAGCAGAAGTTTTAAATGTTGAAAAAATAGAGATTCCAACAGGACAAAGTTTTGGTTTGGTGGGGAATAATGGCGCAGGAAAAACAACATTATTCAATATATTATTAGATTTAATTAGACCTACAACAGGTACAATTTCCAATCATAATATCGTGGTAAACGAAAGTGAAGAATGGAAGAATTTTACAGGTTCTTTTATAGATGAATCTTTTTTAATTGGCTATTTAACACCAGAAGAATATTTCGATTTTATTGGTGATTTACGAGGCATGAACAAGGCAGATGTTGCAAAATTCTTATCAAAATTTGATGAATTTTTCAATGGAGAAATTGTTGGGAAAAAGAAATATCTAAGAGATTTAAGCAAGGGAAACCAGAAAAAAGCAGGAATTGTTGCTGCTTTAATGGGCAATCCACAAGTAGTAATTTTAGATGAGCCGTTTGCTAACTTAGATCCAACCACACAAATTAGACTAAAAAAAATAATTAAAGAACTAACCGAAAACAGCCAAATTACGGTTTTAGTTTCTAGTCACGATTTAACCCACGTAACAGAAGTTTGCGAAAGAATTGTGGTTTTAGACAAAGGAGCAGTTGTAAAAGACATCGAAACTTCGGAAGCAACTTTACAAGAACTGGAGAGTTATTTTGCTTTGTAG
- a CDS encoding tetratricopeptide repeat protein — MKHIKKILFIAIAFGAIYSCSTKKDTVLSRNFHAMTAYFNILFNGEEAFKQGIKGINEGYKDDWFKQLPIEPIEFDDRKIVAPTFKNSGMGAGFGDVKEEEQKSAGTPFEKAEEKAVKAIQKHGMNIDGLERNRQIDDAYLLLGKSRYYSQRFIPAIEAFNYVIANYPDANLIAETKIWRAKSNIRLDNEEFAIESMKLLMVVKDTLEPDFPDEIKEQAYTTLAMAYVKADSIQKVKRYLQLATRTQENRDQTARNLFILGQIYAQENKKDSATMVFNRLTEFKKAPYKYKIHANIELARNANNDSISNSLLAKMQKLIKNRDNRPYLDELYYQVATLHEKNDSLKLATEYYNKSLRALNGGDKQKTFTYENLGNLYFKNSEYQLASAYYDSVLNVSQDSLDLRIRRVKRKHKNLASLIKFEDIVERHDSILRIASLSKTEQETYFQNYIDDLKVRDEEAAQLKLNQLAFGGSFGGSSLQSAKKGKWYFYNQQTLAFGKTEFQRVWGNRKLEDNWRYSEKTSNAISKTDSVATVTRDTRYDLASYLEKIPTDKQLIDSLKTDRNQALYELGIIYKEQFKNRDLAIKRLERVATLQPREKLILPINWHLYQIYNDAGKTVKALKYKNTILTNYPNTVFAQLIKNPEKKFEENVKVSEVEKSYKKLYYLYKKGEYKNVLIGVNDILPTIGNSKLKPKFELLKAYAIGKYLPKEIYKEALEFVKINYGNSEEGKKAKEILEQLNK, encoded by the coding sequence ATGAAACACATAAAAAAAATCCTTTTTATTGCCATTGCTTTTGGAGCAATATATTCTTGTAGCACAAAAAAAGATACTGTTCTTAGTAGAAATTTTCATGCTATGACTGCCTATTTCAACATTCTTTTTAATGGAGAAGAAGCATTTAAACAAGGAATTAAAGGCATTAACGAAGGGTATAAAGACGATTGGTTTAAACAATTACCCATAGAACCCATAGAATTTGACGATCGAAAAATTGTTGCTCCCACTTTTAAAAATTCTGGAATGGGCGCAGGTTTTGGAGATGTTAAAGAAGAAGAGCAAAAAAGTGCAGGTACTCCATTCGAAAAAGCAGAAGAAAAAGCTGTAAAAGCCATTCAAAAACATGGAATGAATATCGATGGTTTAGAAAGAAACCGTCAAATAGACGATGCTTATTTATTATTAGGGAAATCACGTTATTATTCACAACGATTTATTCCTGCGATTGAAGCTTTTAATTATGTAATTGCAAATTATCCTGATGCAAATTTAATTGCAGAAACAAAAATATGGAGAGCAAAATCGAACATTCGTCTAGACAACGAAGAATTTGCGATAGAATCTATGAAGCTTTTAATGGTTGTAAAAGATACTTTAGAACCCGATTTTCCAGACGAAATTAAAGAACAAGCTTACACAACTTTGGCAATGGCGTATGTAAAAGCAGACAGCATTCAAAAAGTAAAAAGATACTTACAATTAGCTACAAGAACACAAGAAAATAGAGATCAGACTGCAAGAAACCTATTTATTTTAGGGCAAATTTATGCTCAAGAAAATAAAAAAGATTCTGCAACAATGGTTTTTAATCGATTAACAGAATTTAAAAAAGCACCTTACAAATATAAAATTCATGCAAATATAGAATTGGCAAGAAATGCCAATAACGATTCTATATCTAATAGTTTGTTGGCAAAAATGCAAAAACTGATTAAAAATAGAGACAACAGGCCTTATTTAGACGAGTTGTATTATCAAGTTGCAACTTTGCACGAAAAAAACGACAGCTTAAAATTAGCGACAGAATATTACAACAAATCGCTAAGAGCTTTAAATGGAGGAGACAAACAAAAAACATTTACTTACGAAAACTTAGGAAATTTGTATTTTAAGAATTCGGAATATCAATTAGCGAGTGCTTATTACGATAGCGTTTTAAACGTTTCTCAAGACAGTTTAGACTTGCGAATTCGACGTGTAAAAAGAAAACATAAAAACCTAGCTTCCTTAATTAAGTTCGAAGATATTGTAGAAAGACACGATAGTATTCTAAGAATTGCATCACTTTCTAAAACAGAACAAGAAACGTATTTTCAAAATTATATCGACGATTTAAAAGTAAGAGACGAAGAAGCAGCACAATTAAAATTAAATCAATTAGCCTTTGGTGGTTCTTTTGGAGGAAGTTCTTTGCAATCTGCTAAAAAAGGAAAATGGTATTTTTACAATCAGCAAACCTTAGCTTTTGGTAAAACTGAATTTCAAAGAGTTTGGGGAAACAGAAAGTTAGAAGACAATTGGCGTTATTCAGAAAAAACAAGCAATGCCATTTCTAAGACAGATTCTGTTGCGACTGTAACCAGAGATACAAGATACGATTTGGCGAGTTATTTAGAGAAAATCCCAACAGATAAACAATTAATAGATAGTCTAAAAACAGATAGAAATCAGGCTTTATACGAATTAGGAATCATCTATAAAGAACAGTTTAAAAACAGAGATTTAGCGATAAAACGTTTGGAAAGAGTTGCAACTTTACAACCAAGAGAAAAATTAATATTGCCTATAAACTGGCATTTATATCAAATTTATAACGATGCTGGCAAAACAGTTAAAGCTTTAAAATATAAAAACACGATTCTTACAAACTACCCAAACACGGTTTTTGCTCAGTTGATTAAAAATCCAGAGAAAAAGTTCGAAGAAAACGTAAAAGTTAGCGAAGTAGAAAAATCGTATAAAAAACTTTATTACTTATATAAAAAAGGCGAGTATAAAAACGTATTAATAGGAGTTAACGATATTTTACCAACAATAGGAAATTCGAAATTAAAACCAAAGTTCGAGCTTTTAAAAGCCTATGCAATTGGTAAATATTTACCAAAAGAAATTTATAAAGAAGCATTAGAATTTGTTAAAATTAACTATGGAAATTCAGAAGAAGGAAAGAAAGCAAAAGAAATCTTAGAACAATTAAACAAATAA
- a CDS encoding AtpZ/AtpI family protein has protein sequence MEKKPQKKPLNKAIALSGAGLQMGLTIYLGFLLGKWLDKQFHFSFLTETITLLAIFLAMYSLIKQANKINE, from the coding sequence ATGGAAAAAAAGCCTCAGAAAAAACCGCTTAACAAAGCCATTGCACTTTCTGGTGCAGGTTTACAAATGGGGTTAACCATTTATTTAGGTTTTTTATTAGGAAAATGGTTAGACAAACAATTCCATTTTTCTTTCTTAACAGAAACCATTACGTTATTAGCGATTTTTTTAGCCATGTATTCTTTGATAAAACAAGCTAATAAAATTAATGAATAA
- a CDS encoding DUF6168 family protein: MNKDIFRYILVFVGLFLIGYYTHLKILDLQGLKLQFSLEKVYLFHTFFSALISINLRFVSTVNKLFPQLGFIYLGTLVVKLILFAIFFYNPLFTVDSFSFAEKISLFIPLFIFLLTEAIFVVKILNQKDSKIIQ; encoded by the coding sequence ATGAATAAAGATATTTTTCGGTACATTTTGGTGTTTGTTGGTCTTTTTTTAATTGGCTATTATACGCACTTAAAAATTTTAGATTTACAAGGTTTAAAATTGCAGTTTTCTTTGGAGAAAGTGTATCTATTTCACACCTTTTTTTCAGCATTAATATCCATAAATTTAAGGTTTGTTTCTACTGTTAATAAACTTTTTCCTCAGTTAGGTTTTATCTATTTAGGTACTTTAGTTGTTAAGTTAATTTTGTTCGCTATATTTTTCTACAATCCTTTGTTTACAGTAGATTCGTTTAGTTTTGCTGAAAAAATCTCGTTGTTTATTCCACTTTTTATTTTTTTATTAACAGAAGCTATTTTTGTTGTAAAAATACTCAACCAAAAAGATTCAAAAATTATTCAATAA
- a CDS encoding bactofilin family protein → MFNSKEKKQVKPKVMERNVVAKNTTIVGDIKSDGDFRIDGTLEGTLKTQGRVIIGVDGFIKGNVEATNADIEGKFSGTLQVAKTLTIKGTANISGEVTIGKLSIEPGAAFNATCAMKGALKEMNTGKDGKKASEKTA, encoded by the coding sequence ATGTTTAACAGTAAAGAAAAAAAACAGGTAAAACCAAAAGTTATGGAAAGAAATGTTGTTGCAAAAAACACAACCATTGTTGGAGATATTAAATCTGATGGCGATTTTAGAATCGATGGAACCTTAGAAGGAACACTAAAAACCCAAGGTCGTGTTATTATTGGTGTAGATGGTTTTATAAAAGGAAATGTAGAAGCTACAAATGCAGATATCGAAGGAAAATTTTCTGGAACCTTACAAGTTGCTAAAACCTTAACGATTAAAGGAACTGCAAATATTTCTGGAGAGGTAACCATTGGAAAATTATCAATAGAACCTGGTGCCGCCTTTAATGCAACTTGTGCAATGAAAGGCGCATTAAAAGAAATGAACACTGGTAAAGATGGAAAAAAAGCCTCAGAAAAAACCGCTTAA